One window of the Bacillota bacterium genome contains the following:
- the rplQ gene encoding 50S ribosomal protein L17, giving the protein MSVYRKLGFRSDHRRMMLRNIVTSLLREERIETTEQRAKELKRLADKMISLGKRGDLHARRQALAFLLDESVVKKLFEEIAPKYAERAGGYTRILRVRNRRGDGAPMVLVELV; this is encoded by the coding sequence ATTTCTGTGTACCGGAAGTTGGGTTTCCGAAGCGACCACCGCAGGATGATGCTCCGGAACATTGTGACATCTCTCCTGCGGGAAGAGCGTATTGAAACGACGGAGCAGAGAGCCAAGGAGTTAAAGCGACTGGCAGATAAAATGATCAGCCTCGGAAAGCGGGGGGATCTTCACGCAAGGCGGCAGGCCCTCGCATTTCTTCTCGATGAAAGTGTGGTTAAAAAACTTTTTGAGGAAATTGCGCCTAAATACGCGGAGCGTGCCGGGGGGTATACCCGTATCCTGAGGGTGAGAAACCGCCGCGGTGATGGAGCACCAATGGTACTTGTAGAACTCGTCTAA
- a CDS encoding DNA-directed RNA polymerase subunit alpha, translating into MLEIEKPRIECLEKNEAGTYGKFVIEPLERGYGTTLGNSLRRVLLSSLPGAAVTSVKIEGVLHEFSTIPGVREDTTDIILNLKGLAIKMYGDEPQILRIEAQGEKEVKALDIIAGAEIEILNPDLYIATLEANGRLFVEMTVEKGRGYVPAEKNKKGDQAIGIIPVDSIFSPIHKVNYTIENTRVGQVTDYDRLILEVWTNGTVKPDEAVSLAAKILIDYLKLFVGLTEKVEDGDALVGKQTDEKSKMLEMPIEELELSVRSYNCLKRAGINTVEDLVQRTEEDMIKVRNLGKKSLEEVDQKLMELGLSLRKAED; encoded by the coding sequence ATGTTAGAGATTGAAAAACCCCGCATCGAATGCCTTGAAAAAAATGAAGCAGGGACCTACGGCAAATTTGTGATCGAACCGCTGGAGCGTGGTTACGGGACCACTCTGGGTAACAGCCTGCGCCGGGTTCTCCTCTCTTCCCTGCCTGGAGCGGCTGTGACTTCAGTTAAAATTGAAGGAGTCCTGCACGAGTTCAGTACAATTCCCGGCGTTCGTGAGGATACCACAGACATTATTTTAAATTTAAAGGGTCTCGCCATTAAGATGTACGGAGATGAGCCCCAGATCTTGAGGATCGAGGCCCAGGGCGAAAAAGAGGTTAAGGCATTGGATATTATTGCCGGTGCCGAGATCGAAATCCTTAACCCCGATCTCTATATCGCGACACTAGAAGCAAACGGCCGCCTTTTTGTGGAAATGACCGTAGAAAAAGGGCGCGGCTATGTCCCCGCAGAAAAAAACAAAAAAGGGGACCAGGCGATCGGGATCATTCCTGTTGATTCTATTTTTTCACCAATTCACAAGGTTAATTACACCATTGAGAATACGCGGGTAGGTCAGGTTACCGACTATGATAGGCTGATTCTCGAGGTCTGGACAAACGGAACCGTGAAACCTGATGAGGCTGTCAGCCTCGCTGCGAAAATTTTAATCGATTACTTGAAGCTGTTCGTTGGCCTCACGGAAAAGGTTGAGGATGGAGATGCCCTCGTTGGAAAACAAACCGACGAAAAAAGTAAAATGCTGGAGATGCCGATTGAAGAATTGGAGCTTTCGGTACGCTCTTATAATTGCTTGAAGCGGGCAGGCATCAATACCGTGGAAGACTTAGTCCAGCGGACCGAGGAGGACATGATTAAGGTTCGGAACCTGGGAAAAAAGTCTCTCGAGGAAGTTGATCAAAAACTTATGGAACTAGGGCTTTCGTTGCGAAAGGCAGAGGACTGA
- the rpsD gene encoding 30S ribosomal protein S4 yields MARYTGAVCRLCRREGIKLYLKGDRCYSDKCALDRRSYPPGEKGQSRRKMTEYGLQLREKQRARRIYGILERQFRRYFRIAERQKGITGENLLRLLERRLDNVVYRIGFAASRTEARQLVRHGHFTVNGRRVSIPSYLVRIGDVIAVAGKSKELTRFAELAEAAAHKTPPPWLEVDVERMQGRVLGFPAREDIDIPIKEHLIVELYSR; encoded by the coding sequence ATGGCAAGATATACAGGTGCAGTATGTCGTCTCTGCCGCCGCGAGGGGATTAAACTTTACCTAAAAGGAGACCGTTGCTACTCGGACAAGTGTGCTCTTGACCGGAGGAGCTACCCCCCGGGTGAAAAGGGCCAGTCACGGCGGAAAATGACGGAGTATGGTCTGCAACTCCGGGAAAAGCAGAGAGCGCGGCGGATTTATGGGATTCTTGAGCGGCAGTTCAGGCGTTATTTTAGAATTGCAGAACGCCAGAAGGGGATTACCGGAGAGAACCTCCTGCGTTTACTGGAGCGCCGCCTGGATAATGTGGTTTACCGGATCGGGTTTGCTGCTTCGCGGACCGAGGCACGCCAACTTGTCCGGCACGGTCATTTCACTGTGAACGGGAGGCGGGTGAGCATCCCATCTTACCTGGTGCGAATCGGAGACGTCATTGCCGTTGCCGGAAAAAGCAAGGAATTAACCCGTTTTGCGGAACTTGCCGAGGCTGCAGCTCATAAAACTCCTCCTCCCTGGTTGGAAGTGGATGTCGAAAGGATGCAGGGACGGGTACTGGGCTTCCCGGCCCGAGAAGATATAGATATCCCCATTAAAGAGCACCTGATTGTTGAGCTTTATTCACGTTAA
- the rpsK gene encoding 30S ribosomal protein S11: MARRTARPKRRDRKNVEHGVAHIRSTFNNTIITITDTAGNAIAWASAGTMGFKGTRKGTPFAAQMAAEAAAKTAMEHGMKQVECYVKGPGGGREAAIRSLQAAGLEVNMIKDVTPIPHNGCRPPKRRRV, encoded by the coding sequence GTGGCACGGAGAACAGCAAGACCAAAACGCAGAGACCGAAAAAATGTTGAGCACGGAGTTGCACACATCAGGTCGACCTTTAATAACACGATCATTACGATTACTGATACTGCGGGAAATGCGATCGCCTGGGCCAGCGCCGGGACGATGGGGTTTAAAGGGACCCGGAAAGGCACTCCTTTCGCAGCCCAAATGGCTGCCGAAGCTGCTGCAAAAACGGCGATGGAGCACGGGATGAAACAGGTCGAGTGTTATGTTAAAGGCCCCGGTGGGGGAAGAGAGGCGGCGATCAGGTCCCTTCAAGCCGCAGGTCTGGAAGTAAACATGATTAAAGACGTAACTCCAATTCCTCATAACGGCTGTCGCCCGCCGAAGCGCCGGCGCGTTTAA
- the rpsM gene encoding 30S ribosomal protein S13, protein MARIAGVDLPREKRIEVALTYIYGIGRTTAQGILKKTGIDPSTRVKDLTEDEVGKLQEIIDKESKVEGDLRREVSMNIKRLIEIGCYRGLRHRRGLPVHGQRTRTNARTRKGPKKTVGIRRKK, encoded by the coding sequence ATGGCGCGAATTGCAGGCGTAGACTTGCCTCGCGAGAAACGGATTGAAGTGGCCCTTACCTATATTTACGGGATCGGCCGGACGACCGCGCAGGGTATTCTTAAAAAAACGGGAATTGATCCTTCGACGCGGGTAAAGGATCTAACCGAAGACGAAGTGGGTAAACTGCAGGAGATTATCGACAAAGAGTCCAAGGTAGAAGGAGACCTCCGGCGCGAAGTTTCCATGAACATTAAACGCTTGATCGAAATCGGTTGTTACCGGGGCTTACGCCACCGCCGGGGACTGCCGGTGCACGGTCAGCGGACACGAACAAATGCCCGGACGCGAAAAGGGCCCAAAAAGACAGTTGGGATTCGTCGTAAGAAATAG
- the rpmJ gene encoding 50S ribosomal protein L36 produces MKVRASVKPICEKCKVIKRKGKVMVLCENPKHKQKQG; encoded by the coding sequence ATGAAAGTTCGCGCTTCCGTGAAACCGATCTGTGAAAAATGCAAGGTGATTAAGAGAAAAGGCAAGGTTATGGTTCTCTGCGAAAACCCGAAACACAAACAAAAGCAAGGTTAG
- the infA gene encoding translation initiation factor IF-1, translating to MPKSKLNVIEVEGTVVEALPNAMFRVELANGYKVLAHVSGKIRMNFIRILPGDRVTVELSPYDLTRGRIIYRFK from the coding sequence ATGCCCAAGTCAAAGCTGAATGTCATTGAAGTTGAAGGTACCGTGGTCGAGGCCCTCCCTAACGCCATGTTCCGGGTGGAATTAGCAAATGGTTACAAGGTGCTGGCTCACGTTTCCGGCAAGATCCGGATGAATTTTATCCGGATTTTACCCGGCGATCGCGTTACTGTAGAACTATCACCTTACGATTTGACCCGGGGACGAATTATTTATCGTTTTAAATAG
- a CDS encoding KOW domain-containing RNA-binding protein yields MKESNLEVGQLVCSKRGRDRGKFFLVVEIIDDSSVYLVDGDKRRLENPKRKNIKHLDSFPVVAEHLAALWKGGQQVGNSEIRKAIATLRQVQVDKESETRG; encoded by the coding sequence GTGAAAGAAAGTAATTTAGAGGTAGGCCAGTTAGTTTGTTCCAAACGTGGCCGCGATCGGGGAAAGTTTTTCCTGGTGGTTGAAATAATAGATGACTCTTCTGTTTACCTCGTTGATGGCGATAAGCGAAGGTTGGAAAACCCCAAGCGGAAAAATATTAAGCACCTTGACTCTTTCCCCGTAGTTGCCGAACACCTGGCAGCGCTGTGGAAAGGTGGTCAGCAGGTGGGAAATAGCGAGATTCGAAAAGCAATCGCTACTTTACGGCAGGTTCAGGTCGACAAGGAGTCCGAAACGAGGGGGTAG
- the map gene encoding type I methionyl aminopeptidase: protein MIVLKSAREITYLREAGRITALALQELGKRIRPGVTTGELNQFTEDFLRRSGAIPAFLGYHGFPASICTSVNSEVVHGIPGLRKLENGDIISIDIGTVYREYYGDAAATFPVGEISPEASRLLEVTQKALYLGIAQAVAGNRIGDISAAIQTFVESNGFHVVRDFVGHGIGRNMHEEPQVPNFGKPGLGPRLQPGLVLAIEPMVNAGTSEVCVMPDRWTVVTKDGSLSAHFEHTVLVTEGEPEILTRL, encoded by the coding sequence ATGATCGTTTTGAAATCGGCGCGGGAAATTACGTACCTCCGTGAGGCAGGGCGGATTACCGCTTTAGCCCTGCAGGAGTTGGGGAAACGCATCAGGCCCGGGGTTACGACGGGTGAACTTAATCAATTCACGGAGGACTTTTTACGCCGGAGCGGGGCGATACCTGCCTTTCTTGGCTATCACGGATTCCCTGCGAGTATCTGCACTTCGGTGAACAGCGAAGTGGTGCATGGGATTCCCGGTTTAAGAAAATTGGAAAACGGGGATATTATTAGTATTGACATCGGGACTGTTTACCGGGAATACTACGGAGATGCTGCTGCTACTTTTCCGGTAGGGGAGATCTCGCCGGAAGCGAGCCGTTTGTTAGAAGTTACCCAGAAGGCGCTTTATTTGGGGATCGCCCAGGCAGTGGCAGGAAACCGGATTGGGGATATTTCGGCAGCAATTCAGACTTTTGTGGAGAGCAACGGTTTTCATGTTGTGAGGGACTTTGTGGGGCATGGGATCGGGCGCAATATGCACGAAGAACCCCAGGTGCCCAATTTTGGCAAACCTGGCCTTGGGCCGCGGCTTCAACCAGGCCTTGTTCTGGCAATTGAACCAATGGTGAATGCAGGAACCTCCGAGGTTTGTGTGATGCCGGATCGCTGGACTGTAGTCACTAAGGATGGGAGCCTTTCCGCGCACTTCGAGCATACGGTCCTGGTTACTGAAGGAGAACCGGAAATCCTAACCCGGCTCTGA
- a CDS encoding adenylate kinase, producing MRILLIGPPGAGKGTQAVRIANFCAIPHISTGDIFRAAVQTGTELGRKAREYMDAGRLVPDEITIGIIRERLKQPDCSRGFLLDGFPRTLPQAEALDRLLEDLGTRLDVVLNIAVKPEVLLERLTGRRVCRNCGATYHITFQPPRVAGVCDRCGGELYQRSDDTAETVGGRLKVYTDQTAPLLEYYRARGLLKEIDGGQGIDAVWAAIQNCLRSLC from the coding sequence ATGAGAATCTTGTTAATCGGGCCTCCCGGCGCGGGTAAAGGAACGCAGGCGGTTAGGATCGCCAACTTTTGCGCGATACCCCATATTTCAACAGGTGATATTTTCAGGGCCGCTGTTCAAACGGGAACGGAGCTCGGCCGGAAAGCCAGGGAGTACATGGACGCCGGCCGGTTGGTTCCCGACGAAATCACGATCGGAATAATCCGGGAGCGCTTGAAGCAGCCGGATTGCAGCAGGGGCTTTTTGCTTGACGGTTTCCCCCGTACCTTACCCCAGGCAGAGGCTCTTGACCGGCTCCTGGAGGACCTGGGGACGCGCCTGGATGTGGTTTTAAATATTGCGGTGAAACCGGAAGTGTTGCTGGAGCGCCTGACGGGGCGGAGAGTTTGCCGGAATTGCGGTGCTACTTACCACATCACCTTTCAGCCTCCCCGGGTAGCAGGAGTGTGTGACCGTTGCGGTGGAGAGCTCTACCAGCGGAGCGATGATACCGCCGAAACCGTTGGCGGCCGCTTGAAAGTCTATACAGACCAAACCGCTCCCCTCCTGGAATACTACCGCGCACGCGGTTTGCTTAAAGAAATAGACGGGGGACAGGGAATTGACGCGGTTTGGGCTGCAATTCAAAACTGCTTAAGGAGTCTTTGTTGA